In Camelina sativa cultivar DH55 chromosome 13, Cs, whole genome shotgun sequence, the genomic window aaaatatgggtacaatatcccacatcgcctaGAAAATTGAGCAAtagttcagagtcatactataaaagagacaaaaatgattcataatacaaatgagtagaaagcttgatttatcaggcattcaaacttaaaaatcttttatttggtttattcaggttctttattttaaagattttttaaaagttaaatattataaattttaaaacttttaaaaagttatattttataaatatttatattttttttgaaagttaaactttataaatgttaaaaatattaataatatgtaaacgttatgaagtttcaaatattagaaatatagtttaaatattataaatatgagaaatactcaatCGTTTTAAGAATTCCAAgtattgtaaatatttaaactttataagaagcgtcaatcttataaaatgtaaataattacaaccttaataaataacatatcaactcaatctaatatttataataaaaacaataaatattaaaaattaagattatatagtgcgagttaaaatatctcgcgacggggttatatagcgggaagggttttgtcgatatttagataaatttaaaaatatcattaatttggtgttaaaggggtaaaacatcatttcattattttgttaacattattgatactatgatttttgtgtgtctatcctagcaggttcaattaacattatgcagttgtaatacttaaggtgtcaatccagttgggaaacttcactaacaattaagatgcaatcaagatttcacaagtcaagccaattcaaagagagtgtttttgtttaacaatcctagaatgatcagaatacaaaacggaaatgtgttctaggactagaaacgagaatgtatgacaggaagcgaaaatgaatgaaaacagaaaacgagtctaagcatgaactaaaaggcaagacacgaaacagtctcagaaatgtaataaaaatcaggaagaaagaggtcctaaggatgggagtaattgatgtaggtgaagtctcctagtctacaaagtgtttaacatgccacaagcaatctatccctagacaacgaacatcacaacttagctaatacAATCTCTTTGTAAAAGCTACTctgactcaaccacttccatacccagCTCTCGCTAAagaaacatggttgagcaggcgtgacaaacaagttcattcatgtcaacaaacatcctagacaactaatctcttaggctaggaacgtaagtctctggcactagttggtcaaacatttcatcaaacaccttttgtgtgtggaaatgtctcaaacctagttccaattgatcagagagaaactagcatttctaacaCTAGTTCAGAAGagaatcataaaaatcaaagcttaaacactctacatcctaagatcctccacctaatctatctcatcctcaatgactactacactactcagatccgaaaatcattatCCAAgatgcaaacacagaaaacattgaaccaagcattattaggtagataaaaaatgagaagaacaacttttgAGAAGGAATCAAGTACAAAGACTGAATAAACTCGGAGATGTCAGATTACAATTCTCAGAACAttttttaggtggctaggttaaCCTTAAGAACAGAAACGAAAATGAGATcaaagataagatgtctcagcaaggacttaacaaaatgtatatatagttgtccaacatggaaagccctaaaacttaaaacgacaaggtaaggAGTCAGTTTGGTAATCTCCTCGAGCGTGTAAAACCAAACGTCtctcttcctgacatgtgcgaacgagtctgtgcgcgtcgaatggaatgcaatgtcatcatggctcggacggacggctggggagcatggctcggacggatgcgctggggagcatggctcggacagatgtgcttccaacgtctcctcaatacctgaaatactctgaAATGTACAAtatatgcaaggatgatgcaaaaactacctagacatgcaaagtatatagaaaagactagaaaatgatgcaaaacaatcagttatcctagctaaatggatgataaatatatgctaaggagagacaaaatatagatatatcaaCTATCGGTATCCGACAAtagatatatctaattaaattgattaataaatattttgtaaaaaataaattatattgcagtattatatggtttaaactttaaaccataaaattattaattattaaataactataacatatttaaccaacaaatgcaacttataatttaaatgttttagttataaataatttgtttcgcggtgtaccgcggatcctaatttagttttagagcaaaaaaaaatagaataatacatTGAAGATGGTGTAAGATATTATTCTATTAAGCACCCAATACTTTTACCTTCAGAAGGTAGTTTtgtgttaattataaaacttaaatgtTATTGTTTCTTCTCTAGTTTAATGGACGCGTACGCTGTACGCTTCTACCTTAATAGGACTAAGGTTTGGATCTACTATAGagtgttttatattttgtttttgaaatagcTAAAATTGAACATGACCCTACAAcaatgatatttatatatattcaggTGTTTTATATTGTATAAACAAATATAGAGTACATCAACATTCCCTATATAGAGTGttttatattgtataaattaatataaaatgtaaatgttaCTTTTCTGCTCTAACCTAATGTATTATTGGCTAAGCTCTGGATGTTTGATCAAGACGTCTTTAATGATTTCTTTGTTAGTGATAAGCATTAACATGTTAACAtctaacacacacaaaaataagaaaacagtgCCTTACGTTTTCTCTcaggagatatatatatatatatagagagagagaatcggTTATTGATAATATGAGTTCATGATTAGGGGATCTTATTGTTAAACGAAAACAAAGAATCTAGTAATTACGATGAAGGAAAACGTGTTACCAAgagtgttttaatttttgtttttttttgtaatattccacaagttcattttcttttagtaaataatttGAAGTTTTCAATGGACATATaaggaaatgaaagaaaaatagtagTGCTTTGTTTTTATCCCCAATTCATTTCATCGGACAAGACCACTTCATCGTCGGTTGAACtattttaatcttctttttttttttgtaataaattgtaggattaaaaatatatagctaGAATATTAAAAACCTCAAGAGTTAAACTTCTGATTGTGATTGAGACAAATCTTTTATGGCTATTTCCCAAGAACTCGATAAACGATCAAGAAATCAGAATATATGTTTCAACTATAGAGTATGTGACTCATaaggaacaagaagagaagaaatgcAGAACcaaacatgcatatatattttaggGATATAAAACTCATCAgagtttagagacaatgatttCCCAATTATTTTACTTACAAGAAAGTTTCCCTGGACTTAAAtagttcaagaaaaaaataaattaacatgtCTATATATTTCAATCGCCTTCAAGATCAATATCTcaattacttatttataagagagTTTCACTCTGGAATTTTAAAAGTAACCTATCACTCTTGGGTTTCCTCCATCTCCTTCTCaacttcttttatcttcttggAGATCTCTTCCAACTTCACTTGCATATCATTGAACTTCTTCTTGACCTCTTCAATGGCACCAACATCAGTTTGACCAGTTGCAGGATGAAGTTGGACTGTCTCCGCACAGAGCTTCTCAAACTCATCTTTCAACTCCTTGCTCTCACTATCTAGCTCTTCAAGACGAGTATCCACACTAGTGTTTCCAACATTAGCCATTTTTTCTCACAATGatatcaaagaaagaaagaaaaggatgaaaaaattatgaaatgatATTGTGAAagaattttgtgtgtgttgcaATGTAAGAAAACCTCTTCTAAACATCTCCATTTATAGCTGAAAAAAGGTGATAATGTTGAGTTGCGTACTTCAACTCTCCCACCTACGCCACTAACACAAacttactagttactacttCTCTCATAAGTCTATGGTTAATTAAGGCAATAACCTAACTTTGGAGGTTATACCTCGTGAAGGTTCATTTCTCTACAAATTATctgttaataaaaattataatgaaaataaatggagacagataataaataaataaatacaaagagagttaaaagagacatgactatttaaatagacacatcTTTTgcaacgaaaagttgtgatgaaaaatagaaataaaatatagtaaaaaaacacaattcTACGCTTGATTATATTTTTACCTAATAATCCATAtcaactgcttttaaataggaaacatttttattattatattgaagagtcaaattcaaaaacatacTATATAAACCATATAACTCTCGGAAAAAGAACTctaggtatttttattaaattttatatttaaaattaactaaaagttgcaaattatattcatcattcaaaaaaaaatttgttaaatcaaaaattggaggaatttctttacttttaaaagaatgaatgctagaaaataatttagaacgATGTGAAAACCAttgtgattaaaattttatattattttgggtcatggcaaaaaaatgaaaatagttcaaacaaacaaatatatatataaatttcaaaagatatgaatattcgaataaacacaactctacaatgaacagttgaaactttacaaaaaaaccttTATAATGAATAATGACAACTTTTTATAAAAgacataatttaaattttttaaaaagaattttagaaaattatccaaaatgtacgattgaaaaaacacaattctTTGTGACATTTATTCGGATTTctaacacaactctacaatgaacagttacaactttacaaaaaaaccgttacaatgaacaatcgcaattttttgtaaaacacacaattaaattttttttacatttgttttagaaaattatccaaaaggtacaattgaaaaaacacaattttttgtggcatttattcagatttctaacacaactctacaatgaacagttgcaactttacaaaaaaccgttacaatgaacaatcgcaactttttgtaaaacatacaatttaaaatttttacaattttttttagaaaattatccaaaaaatactaaaaacataatttttgatggcatttattcggattgctattatgtATAGATACAATCGTTTTAATTTGCCCACACTCTCACATACACAACACAcgattctttttcttattttccttgATTTTTAACTGACTTTCTTCTTTGATATTAAATATCAGATTTTCATCTTTGTAGAGGAAAACCCGTCTCTTACATTTAACAGACGGgttacatatatacaaaaaaattcatataatgtaaaaaaataagaaaaaattgatgaataaatttaacattcatacaaaaaaattcatGCATCCAATAATATTGCTTAatgagtatatatatggttatcTCGTCTCACTAGGCTAACATATAATATAGTTCATACATATATTCCTAAGTTCTAATTAACCATCCATGCAATATCTGTTCATTTTGATTCAGTTTCCACTCACTCACCTAGTCGGTCTAATTGGCATTGCCTTCCTATATAGTCAACTTATTTCAATGATCAGGTTTAGGATTACCAATATATTAAggggggggtgtattcaaaccaagattttggagaatttgatgggatttaggaaatttagaattttgatagattttagggaagttcatatgattttctgtaaaattctttcaaaacccacctaaaaccatgagatttggatttctatatttttaactaaacaaatcttccagaatcctaaaaattattaaaatcctaatccacaaaactgttttgaataacagtggattttaaagtagatttttaaatcatcagttcaataacaatggattttaatggattttaaagtagatttttaaatcatcagttcaataacagtggatttaatagactttttaaaatccatgattgaataacatagaatttgtaaatttcacacaaattacttaaaatgtcaagttgaatacatctCCTAAATACCATTAATTTGATAAGAAATCACTAGTAATCTCATTTTGAGaaatactgatttttttttataaatgtgtACATGTTTACGTGCTCGAgtacaaaattaatttacataCACATACCGACGTTTTTTTTGACGTCACAGGTACCGACATAATAGTATCAAACGCATCATTATGTAATATACGGTATGTGATTATAATTAATCATGTTTACATTGACATTACGGTGCATgtgtaattataaataataatcatgTTTACATTGacatttttgactttttttgttttttagtttgatCGGTGTTAGTAAACTATATCTCAAAAACTATTCAAACTCATTTATGTTCGTTCAAATTAGTTTTTGTCTAAGCAACTAGGAAAGTGCTAGAGTCGTTGCACTTGTTTATTATGAAACACGAAGAAGCACGGTGGCGCGTGGAAATTACCTAGAAACTACGAAGAGAAGACGTGAACGccacttctttctcttttatctcttcCACTATTACAAATCTCAAGAAGATGTTAAAGTCCGAAACATGTCATACTTCAAAAGAAACGAAGGCACAATTTTTTTCGCGTTCGCGAGCATCGGTTTCATAGCGTTTTATTGCATCAATTACTTCATCCGACGATGTAGAGACCGGTCTGCCTCAGCCGGGAACACGTCGGAGGAAGCTGGAATGAGTCCGAGGAGACCACCGCGAGGGCTTGACCCTGAGGCCATTGACTCGTGTCCTTCATTTGTTTACAAGGAAGCTAGAGGGATTGAGCCAGGTATAGGCGAGCTAGAATGCGTAGTGTGTTTGAATGAATTCAAAGACGACGAAACGCTGCGTTTGGTACCACCTTGTGTACATGTCTTTCATGCTGACTGTGTAGACATCTGGCTTTCTCATAGCTCCACCTGCCCTATCTGTCGTGCTGATGTGGTTCCCTAATCGTGTTAGCTCACCTTTGACTTAACATTTTCCGTTCAAGAATTTGTATTTGTGAATAATATTGTGTTGATATAGATAAGTTTTTTCCGGACGAAATTGATATTACTCCTCTTTCTTGGTCAAAAAAACTTTGTGATAATTCGATGTTGTTGAATTTAGATGATATCTAGAACGTGATCGATAAATACCCACTATTTGTTGGCTTATAAAACCAAACACAACCTTAAAAAACTCGAACTGAACTAGATCGAAACATTTAACCTTTGGTTTTAGAATTTAgatgatatattgatatctAGAACGTGATCGATAAGTAATCACTATTTGTTTTGTCAAATAACTAACTCAAACTCGACGTCGACGTGGTATGGTTTAGTGGCAAGCCACTTGCAGGGACGTTTAAATATTAGTTATTTGACAAAACAAATGGTGGTTTactaagaaaaaattaataaatagtgGCGTATTAAGTGTGATAATTCGATGTTGTAGTGATGAGGAATTCATAATTGCATGTAGTGGTGAGCATCTATAACTATTTTGCATGGATTCagttttaatgttttcaaatatttttcacttctatgattttttttaatgcacattactttcttttcttttttttttaccttttttaccttttttttgtcaacccaACTTTTTTAACACATTTTCTCAATTTGATAAAGAAAAGATTGTATTTACATCATTtcaatgatttttgaaaaagagttttgtcaattggaaaaaaaaaaatacacatatcatttttatattaaaagaaaagaaagctaTCTTGGTATGTCAAAATatgccattttttattttaaactatgaGAAAAAATGGaccatattttttcttaattgcttttagcattttttttttaacgaaaaaTTGCTTTTAGCATCTAAAATGGTAAATTAAGAACAATTCTGGTcacttaaaacatatatatgcatgtacAATTTTGAGTTCGATTTTAATTTGGAACAAAGTTATGGCGTAACGTAGAAACTGGAACTGAGGCCTTAGCTTCGCTGTGCAATGGTCAATGGAAGTTGTTCCGCTGGCCAAGCTATCTAGTTTCTACTATAAGCTAGTCCATCATGTGATTATTCGGATGAATTAAGTCGATTTCGATTATAGTCAATATATTACATGTATAATATTAATACCTACGGTTCAGTGGAATTGGTATATGGGAATATCTATCATAATAATGACCACACATCGTTTATTAGTTAATCATATGATGGTTATCTAGCTCCTTATTGGTCAGTCACTGTCGGAGAGCACGATTAGGTCAAAACTGTCGGAAAAGTCACGTTGCGTATTCAATAAGTTAACAGAGAGGAGACTAGAGACTGGTACTTGTGTTACGTTTATACAGTGGACATAAAGActtcttcaaaacaaaactttagagGAAAAAGCTAGACCAATCACccagaccaaaacaaaaactatagcATAGTAGTAATACAATATTAATATCGAGTTGTGACGAACAGATCTTATTGCTACgatcgacttcttcttcttcttcttctctttctgcTGCTCTAAACAGAGACATGGAGCACAAGTGATCCACCGGTTAGAGTACAAAAGGGAGGTTCATATAATGAATATCTTCACGAGAGATCCCATCCGTCGGATCGTAGCAAGTATTTTATTGCCTCTCTTACTTTTCCATTTCTTGCCTTACGTAACCTGCCAGCTAGAGTCGGAATCTGCTGACCGCAATAGGAAAACCAATTTTTTCACGGAATTGATAATTGCAATCATTTTGCTTGTAATATTTATCTCATTAAGCACAGTAGCTTGTTGCTTGCACAAAACATTCTATAGTGCAGAGATTGAGGCAGCAGGCCATGAACTGTTGTACAGTATGAAAGGTTTCCATATCCGAGCATGGATGTTGAAACGGGAAATGCACAAAGAGGTGTTCAAGAACACCCCAATGAGAGAAATTTCACAGGTAATAGTGTGGCATGGAATAATAATGCAAATTATGGAATACCTCGATCGAGATCTACCGGGTTACCGTCAAGCTGGCAGATTCCTGAGATATTCTTTCCTCGATCTTATTCAACCGGACATTCATTGGTACAACTAGGTGAGAATCTAGACCGATTCAAACTGCTGTTACCAGAGGAGGTGCATAGACAATTGGTTAGCTTGAAACTGATAAGGAGAAGCCACATGGCGTTACCTCAAGCCATGAGTTCGAGACAGGGCTACCGGAGCGGGAACGAGAGAAGCggttcctctctctttctcttttcaaccCTTGGGACAAAGGCTCCACGGTCTACACATGACAGGAATGATAAAGTCCGAGAGACTTCTGAAGGTAAGAACAACAACTTCGGTGAAAGGTCATTTCAACGCCTCATGCCAGAGAATGTATATTTTTCCCCCTTCAAAAGTTCCATCTCCGTTCTTGACTAGTTGTTTTTCAATTAGCATCTTTCGAATATCTTATACAGTTTTTTTCAagaatattaatatgtaattaattaatgtatttttaagATTTGACTATTCCAgacaaaagttatatatttgattaatgtAACATGTGACGCTCCATTTAGCAATTAGAGACTTGAATAATTGTGACGCTCCATTTTGATTAATGTGACATGTGACGCTCCATGTGACGCGTGCATAGCATTTTAATGCTTCAATTACTCTATCCGGGCTATACAAGATTGAGCAACCGCAGCGAGGGCTTGACGGTGAAGCCATCGAGTACAACGAGTCGTTTCCTTCATTCATTTACGTGAAAGATAATTCATGTATATTTGAAGTCAGAAACAAATTCAGAAGACGATGAAAAAAAACTTAGCGTTTGGTACAAGTACCTTCTGTTGTTGTAGTTCCTTAACCAATTTCTCACCTTTGACTTTGAACtaccttcctttttttttcaaaatgattttactCTATATATAGTTCCTTGTTTACGAGACTTTTCCGACAATTTCAATTGTCTAATTAGGTCAAAACTCTCTGAAGAGTTTTCTAGCGTAATCAACAAGCTAATAAAGAATCGGTGGAGAGATGTACTTGTTCTAAGCCTACGGTAAACATAAAGACTTCTTCAAAGTCAAACGTCGAAGGAAGAACCTTAATCAATCATTTGGACCAAAACAAATCTAATATCTTATCTTGACAGGCAGATCTTAGAATGATCTAcgaatcaaaatttatataatgacCTCCTATTCTCTTTGTCTCGCTCTTAACGGGAGAGACTTGGAACCTAAGTGATCCACCGTGATATAACAGAAGAACCATTCACATAATGACTATCATCCAACAGTTCATAGCATGTACTATATTTCAGATCTTCTTTTTCCCCTGTTTGCATTGCCAGAAAGATTGGGAATCCACATACGGCGATAAAAAGAACAATTTCTCGACGTTAGCAATGGTTGGAATAGTCTTTCTTGGGATGTTTGTCACCATTTTACTCGCTTGTTGCTCGTTCTTTGCATTTTTTGCATACCATTATCGTAGATTGATTGCAGAGGAAGGCCATGAAGTATTAAACAACGGAACAACAACCACTGGTGTCGAGAAAGAAATCATCGAGTCATTTCCTTCTTTCCTCTATTCAGAGGTCAAAAGGCTCAAGATAGGAAAAGGTGGAGTGGAATGTGCAATTTGTCTAAAGGAGTTTGAAGATGAGGAAACACTACGTTGGATGCCTCCTTGTAGTCACACTTTCCATTCTAGTTGCATCGACGTATGGCTCTCTTCTCAGACAACATGTCCCGTCTGCCGTGCCAATCTATGTATGAAACCCGCCGAGAGCTTTCCATATTTAAGCATGGATCTTGAAAGAGGAAACGGGCGGAGAGGTGTTGTAGAATCCCTGAAAGAGATAAGCTTGACAGATAGTAGTGTGACATGGAACAACAATGAAAATGATAGAACAACTAGATCAAGATCTACAGGGTTTTTGTCGAGCTCGGGCATGGCTCATGAGATATTATACCCGAGATCTCATTCGACCGGACATTCATCCGTTCAACTAGGTAAGGATCTAAACCGATTCACTCTGCAGTTACCGGAGGAGGTGCAAAGACAAATTTTTAGCTTGAATCTGATAAGGAGAAGCCACATGGCTTTACCTCAAGCGATGAGTTCGAGACAGGGCTACAGGAGCGGGTGTGTTGTGAGTGAGAGAAACGGTTTCTCTCAAGGAAAACAAACACTTCGGCAAGCTATATctaagtctctctctttctcttttcaagCAGATCATGTTCCGTCCACAATTGGTTGGGATGATCTATTAGTAGAGACTTCCCAAGTCAAAGACAAAGATTTAGGTGAACAGTCGTTCCAACGCCTCATGCCAGAGAATGTATAATCTGTGTTGTGTATATTTGTGTCCTATATGTCGTACTGATGTAGTTCCTAATCGATTCTCTTAGCCTTTGACTTTTCATTGTCCGTTCCACGCTtacctttgtaaataaattaccttttgttttagttttcttatttcacTTGTCTACAAGTAGGATTAGGTCAAAACTGTCAGATAAAATCTTGTTGCGTAGTCAACAAGTTAATAGAGAGGGCATGACTCATGAGTGGGACTTGTGCTTGTTCTACTACGTCTACGAAGAACATAAAGACTTTTCCATAGTCAAAACGTTGGGGAAAAAAAGCCAAATCAATCATTCGGACCAAAACAATTATGACCTATTAATTAGGAATATACAACATATTTGTTGTCGTGAAGGGCATATCTTATTGATCTACAAAGGGGATTTGTA contains:
- the LOC104736934 gene encoding putative RING-H2 finger protein ATL37, which produces MDVETGNAQRGVQEHPNERNFTGNSVAWNNNANYGIPRSRSTGLPSSWQIPEIFFPRSYSTGHSLVQLGENLDRFKLLLPEEVHRQLVSLKLIRRSHMALPQAMSSRQGYRSGNERSGSSLFLFSTLGTKAPRSTHDRNDKVRETSEGKNNNFGERSFQRLMPENVYFSPFKSSISVLD
- the LOC104736933 gene encoding RING-H2 finger protein ATL39; translation: MSYFKRNEGTIFFAFASIGFIAFYCINYFIRRCRDRSASAGNTSEEAGMSPRRPPRGLDPEAIDSCPSFVYKEARGIEPGIGELECVVCLNEFKDDETLRLVPPCVHVFHADCVDIWLSHSSTCPICRADVVP
- the LOC104736935 gene encoding putative RING-H2 finger protein ATL37, whose protein sequence is MTIIQQFIACTIFQIFFFPCLHCQKDWESTYGDKKNNFSTLAMVGIVFLGMFVTILLACCSFFAFFAYHYRRLIAEEGHEVLNNGTTTTGVEKEIIESFPSFLYSEVKRLKIGKGGVECAICLKEFEDEETLRWMPPCSHTFHSSCIDVWLSSQTTCPVCRANLCMKPAESFPYLSMDLERGNGRRGVVESLKEISLTDSSVTWNNNENDRTTRSRSTGFLSSSGMAHEILYPRSHSTGHSSVQLGKDLNRFTLQLPEEVQRQIFSLNLIRRSHMALPQAMSSRQGYRSGCVVSERNGFSQGKQTLRQAISKSLSFSFQADHVPSTIGWDDLLVETSQVKDKDLGEQSFQRLMPENV